The Ananas comosus cultivar F153 linkage group 4, ASM154086v1, whole genome shotgun sequence region ACAGTTGAGGACCACCTCTGACAAGAATTTGAGCTTCTTGTGTTATTCATCAAATGCGTGCGCGCGTGCGCGTGCGCATGCGTGTGCGACGAAATCTATGTGCACGCAATTATCTACACttctttcaaatttcaacaagAACTTAGTCTACAATTGCAGCTGAACCTTTCGTCTTGCGACGGGAAACATCATATGATTGGATATCGATTTCAGAAGCTAAATGTTGCTTTCCATTTAAGGTTTTCTATCATATGAACTAAAATTTCTCATTAGATAGCTAATAGGAAGGGATAACTTGGTCCAAAAGCAGCGGCTGAAGCACTAATTAGTCTTAATCTACTGCTTTAGTCTTGAACAACTTTTAGGGATCTCTCTTATCACTTTGACAAAGAGAAGCAGTTTCATTATTTGTCTCAGATTACTGGTACAAATTGACTTCTTTGTGTAGTCATTGTTGCACTTGTTTGTCTCCATTATCTTATCTTCAACCCTAAAAGCAGCTTTGAAGAAGCTTCTGTTTTAAGGTTGCAAGTAAGCTCAATTAtggtctagagagagagagagagagagagagagagagagagagtcaaaaGTTTGTACAAAAGTACAGTTGAATAAAATTGTTCAAAAAAGTCCTAAcaaatatcctttttttttaaaaaaaatcatctaaTTAGTTTTTACTCGTTTAAACTTTTTCATCTTGTACAAAAGATTGAGATTTCTTAACCAAATATTTGACTTTGTCTTTGAACCACGAGATTAAAAACCTATACCTATTGGGTAGATAAAATAGTTATATTCAAAAACGTTTTTTCTGTATAATACTTACACCAAATAAGTTAGCAAAATAGAAACACCATCATCTAGCATAAAATGTTTAATTAACAATCTTTTCTCTTTCAACATTCTTTGTTACTCAAGATTAATTTCTCCAGTATAATGCAATTATAATATGATTCTTGACAATTTTTTCGTCAtttttgtcggatcgttggcgttaACTATTAATCTCAAAAACTTGAACGGCtagaaatatacaattaattcaTTTATAGCGGACAGACACAGCATCTACGGATTTCGTTTGTGACTCGGCTCAACCAATCTCACGTcccttcgaatatgactcggcccaatcctACCTCCCGCCACCGGACACGATAAATTCACAGCATGGGAGAATCAAACCCGTGACCTCTATCTCATATACCATTTGTCGAATTGctggcgctaactattaattcaaaaaactcgagcttttagaaatatagaactaattcacttaaaaaaTACAGACACAGTACCTAcgggtcttgattgtgactcagTTTAATCAACCCCACACCGCGCCTCAAACATGACTCAACTAACCCGACCTCCTGcaattttgaacatgactcgatCCAACTTAGCCTCCCGCCAAAGAGCAGGACGCTAGCTGGCCCCCTGTAAGCCAACACtcctatatatctctctatcttCCTATCGAGGATCGAAAAGTGTCTCCGATCGGACGGCCAACGCGTCGCGATCATCATCCCCATATTATATCCCTTGTTGGTGTGACATTGCATGCACCTTTCGATCAACATTACCACAAAAGGCTTCTCTCTTCTTGCTTGCCGACTGAGAACACTACGTAGTACACCCTCCCCCCCTTTTTGTGAAATTATTCAAGttgctcttttttattattttatatagtagagTTGCATTTCATTTCTATGTGGGACAAACTGAGCAAGTAGGACttagagaaaagaagagaatcacttttctttaatttggaCCACCATGTACGTATATTAGTCCCTGTTGATTAATTGGTCCCGTTTTAGCCTACAATAACTGGCATTTTATTTAGCACGTCACGTTTCCTGCAGCTTTAGTGGTTTGTTGACAACAACATGGTACATCTTAATTATATCTAATAATACATAACAAGTGAAGAGGCCCACGCTTCGCACCGGAAGGTGCCCACGCTTCGCAGCGGatagaaactaaaaaaataattaataataagagaatattagatatttttttatatatctcaTTTGCAACACCCACCAAAGGTTCGTCATTATTGGCAGCGGAAATGGGCCCGACGATGTCTTCTCTAGTGATGGCGATGGTGACAACAACAATAATCTCTTCGGCCGGATGGAGACGAGAGGTGGGCGCACATTAGTGACAAAAAAAATGAGAGGCGATAGTATTCAGAAAAAGATGAGGGATAGAGAGGTGAGAATTGTATATGGCAGCAGACCGTTTAGATGGATTAATTAGAAATCTAGTAAAGGGAATGAGAAGAGTCAggatgaattaattagaaataaaaaggtaaaaattataaatgacaGTGAgatcatttaaatatattaattgaaagttttatagtaaattatttagatgcattaattagataaattaattaaaaatttggtagagaaaaaagaaagatcaCACGTTGGTGAGAGTAaagaaaaacttgccacgtaacaaaaaaaaaaaaaaaaaattgaaaacccatatagattaataattaatagttaATAGAGGGGCCTTTCACATTTATGCACTGCAATATTATCTATTTACATGCATACTCCCTCGGAGAATCAAATGTAAATATTTAATGTTCTCTTAAAGAGAAATGCTCTTACCACGTTTATAGTTTaagaagagggaggagaaaaagaaatgtCTCCCACGTTACCCATAATATGtggaagcatatatatatattgacattATTTCATAAAGTTTCCACATTATAAAATGGGGAGACCTAGGATGTAGATACCAGGGAAACGAACACATGggaattaattagtttatttgtCTTCGAATTAATCTAgatctttaatttaaaaaaaaacaaaacaaaacaatttttaaatgacaaaaaagaaaatttcgtTTTGCAAGGGCGCATTTGAAGGATATGGATGAGATGCATTCCAACTTTTGCGTATAAATAtatacttactaatttaaatgtACTTAATTTGTTAACCTGTTATCAGATTCAgctctattaattaattatattacttTCGTGGTGTATCAATGTGTAAGATAAGTGACTTTTCAAAGgtcaaaaaattgaatttgttaTGCGCATATATAAAGCAATTAATAACTTTGAAACAAACCAAAAAGATATGGAAGATCacaaggaaagagaaagaaatataGATAGGGGTCTACTTTTCTTTGTGAGACTgtgtatttaatttcttttattagaCCCACAGTTTGTAGTGATTAATCATTGTAAGGGTAATTAATGAGGATTCTccctataataataatataaaccCTAGCAAATATTGTAGGAGCAATTTGCAAATGAAAAAGGATGGGGGTTGTTGGTGCATGCTAGGGATAGAGGAGGCAAAAGAATCAAGTGTGGTCAAATTTGGATCTGATTGTGATTTAGGGCAAATGTGGTAGGATTTAACTAATTAACCATGTGGATTAAAAAGTTAAGCATGTGTTTTTCCTAGTTGTTAAAGAATGAATCTACcttaaatagtaatatttctTAGAACACATCTTTCTTTAATCACCCTTCTTAAGCACCTCAACAGTTGCTGTACTtaattagggcatgtttggtatTGAACTACGTCTAATACTAatagataaaatagaattagaagaaaaaaacgTACAGGAGATACTTCTGGGTTTTCTGATGTGAtcgtaaaaaaatatatcgtaactgattCATTGCAatactacatataaaaataaatagagttTCTCCCATCATATATTCTTACTGCACATAACGTAATTTCTCCGAAATTCCAATCGAAGCCTAAGTGTCCATTAATATGGtaacataaataatatattgaaACTGAAAAACAGGCCTTTAATTATAAAAGTCCAAAATACTTATTGAAGTGTCGGTATTTGCTACATAGTGAGGACGCTTGGAGACACTTCCTCTAAGCATCgccaatgatttttttttttttctatggagATTGTAAATTTCTTTGTTTTATCAGTGTTATCTTCTTTTTGAACATTGTCACCTAAGTTTAGGTCTATTTGGATGCCAAGATATATAGCTAGAGCTTCACAAAAATTTGAAAGCGCTCAACCCATGTATAATAATCCAATCACAATGGATATATACAGGTGTATTTGTGTGCATAGTTAGAGATCCAACTGTAATGCCCTAACAGTCCCACATTGGATgagatactgattccgatcagtttatatgaggcaaTTCCATAGTTTTTCTCTCCCATTTCAATAGTTTATATGAGGCAATTCCATAGTTATTTCCTCCCTTTTCCATtcagtcccacatcggatgggatactaattccgatcagtttatatagTTATTTCCTCCCTTGATCGTGTGCGCAAAAGTAATTGATCGAGATTTTGAATATCACAATTCCATAGTTATTCTCTCCCATTTCCATTCCTGAAAAGGAATGGAAATGGGAGAGAATAACTAtggaataggaataggaatgAAAATGTGAAAAGGACAACGATAGATTGGCTGACGCTAACTTCAATGACCcgacctgctagcaataataaatcGTTAGCCCCAAACaatcggcccaaaatacttaaaatcagttattattactagcgtataggtctcatataaactgatcagaatcagtatcccatccgatgtgggactattggggcattaCACCAACACaccaattaaaatattttttgacaaACTATTTACTCTAGTACtctaggtaaaaaaaaaaatttaattaagtcagttattcaatttttcaaaattttaattttactatatatttttttgatttgtttgatttgagacaATCAACAGTATTTtgacttaaaaatttatattaactatttattttaataaatttatagctaTGAGCATTACAAAAAGTATACTAACTTAACTTATAAAGATAAACAATgcattcagattttaaaatcaaaatatcattaactaatttaaatcaaacaaattaaaaaattaaataattaactcaaaataatttataatacgAATAAGTTGTGtataatttttactttgtcgCCCCGGATCTTTGAAATCCCACAACTCATCCCAATGCTACAAAACAGCTGCAGAAACATCCACCGCACAAGCATCCCACCAAAGGGCCAAAATTTTGACAAACTAATAAGATAacaacaatattaaaaattaaacaaattttatatatatatatatatatatcttgtttcacctttttattattattattttttatgcccCTCCGCGCCACGTCATCACCTGCGCCGCGCCAATATTTTGCCGGGGCCGCCGGCCACGTATCCCTATCGCGGGCCCCGCCCCTCCTCCACTCGTCTCTCGCCACGTGTCGTATACCTCCCGCGTGTCCGACACTCGGGGCCCCACCCTGTCCCCCCTCCCCGGCACGTGTGGGCCCCCACCTtgtccccctcctccccctacACATCCGTCCCCCCCAATGCTCTACGTGCATGGGCTCCCTCCCCTATTTATACCCACCCCTcccccccctcctctctcctcacacccctctctctctctctctctctctctctctctctctctaattgcAATCGTTCGTTCCAAAAGCGCTTTTGGAaatggcggtggaggaggagaagcgCTTCCCGACCCCGCTCGGCGCCGCGGCGTGCGAGCGCGACGCGGAGAAGCTGGAGTTCATCGAGGAGACGACGCGGGACGCCGACCGGGTGCAGGAGAGGGTGCTCGGGGAGATACTCGGCCGGAACGCCGAGACGGAGTACCTGCGCAGGTACGGGCTCGGCGGCGCCACCGACCGCGCTGCGTTCAAGCGCAAGCTCCCCGTCGTGTCGTACGAGGACCTGCAGCCCGAGATCCAGCGCATCGCCAACGGCGACCGCTCCCCAATTCTCTGCGCCCACCCCATCTCTGAGTTTCTCACCAGGTGCTCCAATCGCACCTGATGTATATATTAAGATACTATACTTTGAGCCATAGATCCATACTGTAAAGAGTTTCTCAAAGTATGATGTATTTTGTTTGTTAATATTACTAAAgagtgttttttttaattattattattatttggtttaGCTCGGGAACTTCGGCGGGGGAGAGGAAGCTGATGCCGACTATTGAGGAAGAGCTCGACCGGCGACAACTGCTCTACAGTCTCCTCATGCCCGTCATGAActtgtaggttttttttttcttttttaattaactatagaaaataacattataatcatatatttaaggtgaaaaaaaatattatttatgtgtatatagtagcataattaatGTTCTCAACACAAATAAGATTCCGTTTGAAAGATTAAAACACATTTGAGATGCAGATATATAGTTAAGAtggaattttaatttgttagcGTATTCTTCACCTGAGTTAGATATGTATCGGGACTGGATAAGGGGAAGGGTCTGTACTTCTTGTTCATCAAGTCGGAGACGACGACCCCTGGCGGGCTCCCCGCCCGGCCGGTCCTGACGAGCTACTACAAGAGCGACCACTTCCGCCGCCGCCCCTTCGACCCCTACAACGTCTACACCAGCCCCACCGCCGCCATCCTCTGCCCCGACCCCTTCCAGAGCATGTACGCTCAGATGCTCTGcggcctcctcctctccgccgaCGTCCTCCGCATCGGCGCCGTCTTCGCCTCCGGCCTCCTCCGCGCCCTCCGCTTCCTCCGCCTTCACTGGCCCCAGCTCTGTCATGACTTATCCACCGGAACCCTAAACCCCACTGTCGTCACCGACCCCTCCGTCCGCGAGGCCGTCGGAGAGCTCCTGACCAAGCCAGAGCCCGAACTAGCCCAGCGGATCGCCGCGGAGTGCTCGGGGGACAACTGGGAGGGGATCGTGCGGCGCGTGTGGCCGAACACCAAGTACTTGGACGTGATCGTGACCGGGGCGATGGCGCAGTACATACCGACGCTCGAGTACCTCAGTGGGGGGCTCCCGATGGCGTGCACGATGTACGCGTCGTCGGAGTGCTACTTCGGCCTCAACCTCCGCCCCATGTGCGATCCCGCCGACGTCTCCTACACCATCATGCCCAACATGGCCTACTTCGAGTTCCTCCCCCACATCAGCGACGCATCATCATTCAGTCACGACCACCCACGTCAGCTCATAGACCTTGCCGACGTGGAGGTGGGGAAGGATTACGAATTGGTTATTACCACGTACGCTGGATTGTACAggtaaatcatatatatatatcgatttatcaaatcaaatattgtAATGCTTCTAATCTTGTTTTATTATAAACagcatattatattataaaatgtcCGCATGagactaaaaataataataataataatttttcagaaTTGACCAGGATATATCGATTtttttgattcaatttttaGTCAAATGGTACGATTCTGTAATAATCCAgtccgctagcaataataactcgttagatTCAAATCACAAGTCTTAAATATTTaagcttaattattattaatagggCGAAGGTCTTTTTTATTTCCATCAGTATCATTCTCTAATGTAGAATTATTGGAACGTTATAGTTCACTATTCGATTTTCTCAGtacatattataatatatgtgCAGGTATCGGGTGGGGGATGTGCTGCACGTGACGGGGTTCCACAACGCAGCGCCGCAGTTCCGGTTCGTGCGGCGGAAGAACGTGCTGCTGAGCGTGGACGCGGACAAGACGGACGAGGCCGAGCTGCAGCGGGCAGTCGGACGCGCGGCGGGGCTGCTGCGGCCGCTGGGCGCCGACGTCGCAGAGTACACGAGCCGGACTGAAACGAAGGAGATTCCCGGGCACTACATCATCTACTGGGAGCTGCTGCTCAAGGAGAGCGGGAAATGGCCCGAAAAGGAAGTGTTTGATAACTGCTGCTTGGAAATGGAGGAGGCTCTTAACTCTGTTTACAGGTATATATTTCTATCACAATTGGACCAAATCATTACTAAAGTTCGTTtgaaattacagaaaaattacATTACGTGCGTtgagaaagtacgataaaaaaatattttatttgttttcgtaTATAATATTACGTTATGCATAtcacgatgagtcggttacgatatatatTTTACGATTCCACCGAAGAACACAAAAGCCTAAAACTTTTCAATCTTTATTGAATTTCATATGAATGTTGAACTTGTGACTTTGTGACTATGATTACAACAGGCAGTGCCGGGTCGCGGACGGGTCGGTCGGGCCGTTGGAGATCCGGGTGGTGAGATCCGGGACGTTCGAGGAGTTAATGGACTATGCGATTTCGAGAGGGGCCTCCATTAACCAGTACAAGGTGCCGCGGTGCGTGACATTCGGGCCCATCATCGAGTTGTTGGACTCGCGGGTCGTGTCGGCTCATTTCAGCCCGGCCTGCCCCACGTGGACCCCACACCGGACCAATTAATTAACTACCTCTACCTCCATCAACCaagttaatataatataataatgtaataatataatataatataatacatgcttgttttattaataataaaatgttcaATCATCCAGTATATTTGTTTAAAGTATTTATTAGGTGAACTCGGCAACGACTTTGGCGGGCTGTGAAAATTATTATGCAACCAGTAACCACCAGATAGCGTCGCCGTCTAGTttataaaaatatctatttagCTAAAATCGGCGACGACTTTGGTGTCTTTGACGAATATATGTAACCGCCTGATAACGTCGCCGATTTCTTTATAGTTAATCATATCTGCTTGTCTCTGTTGTTTTTCTCTTGGGGGTGGGGAATATCTTGTGATAGGGAGATGTTGTGGTTGACTAAGCCATGTGTTgcgtttgtatttttttttattttgatgtatCAATTGGgaaatttaaatactattttactTGCGTGATTAGTTACTGGTATtcttagcaaaaaaaattttcgggtAAATTACATGTTTGTTCCTCAAACCATGAGTTGCGTGACAATTTggtattcaaatttaatttgttacaatTTCTACCTCGAACTCTCAAAACTATTGCAATCAAATTCTGTAACTCAATTTagttaaatataatgtattgCTAATGTAAAAGTAATATGACAATGTTGTAGTTGATAgtacaaaaataattaagatgctgCTGCACATATCACTTTTACATTAGTGGTGAGTCAACATTTAGTCATATATTTGggatttgattgtaataattttaaaagttcaagcctaaaaattacaatattaaaatttgagcacTAAAATATCACTAGCCTCATAGTTTAATGAACATAGGAGCAATTtaccttttttaaattttgagaggtGTTCTTGCCTGCTATTCTTGTTGCCTTGGTGGAGATTTATAACTAGAATAGCATCTTTTGCTTTTGGCTTATCATCTTTATCGCTTGTTTTAGTTCGATTGGAGTTTCTGCAAATGTATTGTTTAAATTATCAGAAGAAGCACTAACTGTAGGCGCAAAAACTTCAAACTAAAATTCTTTCTAGCACGATCTCAAGTTCATTTTGACTCTCTAATTGTGTAACAAAAGCTTTGCCATTTGGATTTCGCGTTCCTATCATAATCAAAAAGAACATTCTTATTCCACATacattttttctataatttgtaACCAAACAttgatataattaataaaaaattcaaggaaatattttagatagtttttaGAGTGTAGACCTTTTTGATAGGGAACTGTGTCACTCCCCTAACTGTAGGGTGGACAAATTATAGTTAGCAAcaagaataaataaaagattGAGTAGGTCATGGAAGTTAGAATCTTAACCTAACCCATGATGGTTCCAAATTAAATTTGGGTCCACAATTTGGGTTCAGGGTGGTATGGGTCATGTCTCATAATGTGGGTCCAATTGACCCACTTTCTCTACTGTTGCACCCCTAACTAAGCACAATCTTAATTAGATTTATTTGTCTGCGGTTTAACGCGCAAGAGTTTACTTACACTGATGTTAACAGGATAACCTTATTTAATGATCAAATTATTCCAACTAATTCCAATGGAATCTTATACTTAgtgtcttatatatatatatatatatatatatatatatatatatatatatagaattaggctggaatactattaatagtaaaatgctctttttgctatcaagtttttaacctttggatgaaaaattgtagggtcatgatgatattagtcggttagagttgagtggtccccctagggttgagtggttcccactgggttatagtatttaatccaatggttagaaataatgaaaagagttaatccaaaggctaaaaaactggtagcaacaatgagattttgctactaatatgtaacgcccccaataatATTGCAACAACccaacccgctagcaacaataactcgctaggcccaaaccatcggcccaaaatacttaagtcgggttattattactagcgtgtaggtcttaTATAAACtaatcggaatcagtatcccatccgatatgggactattgggggcgttacaactTTACTTTTGGTCGAAAACTGAAAACTCTTCCGAATTGTATAATTGACTTTTGGCTCACACCAGTTTAAAAGTCAATTACAAAAAtagattataaaatattaatctatttctcacacttttaatttttgcgttaccaaacaaacaacaaaattagaaaaagttCAGTTCCACAGCTATacaaaacaaacagcagaagccAAAAAGGGAAGTAATTTCTATCTAAACTCTAGTTCACCCAAAAATCTACTTCAATAAAACAAACACGTCTTTAATGAGCCGCGCCGGATGGCTCGGCCCAAATCCAAGTTTTATATGGGTAAGCTCAGAATTGATCATTCAGAGAGGCCCACAGTTGATCTCTCTAGAGTTGGCCTTGTTAGTTTGCCCAACTCTACATTGAGGAGAGAGAGGTGACAACAAGgggcatgagagagagagaaagatatgttgaaaagtttttttttttttaatttttgagagagaaaggtacaatgctatccgctttatttatttattttagaaataaacttagctgaaaatgtaaatcaactaggatttgaacttaggacctcgaatatcaaccatcaagctctttgccacttgtgctaagGACAGTCGGTGATATGTTGAAAAGCTATTCGAGAAATTTTTAGAAGAGCAATTGTTagtatttttttcaaatgatTTTACTTAGACAACAATATGAGAAAGCTATTATTGTTAGTGCTATTTCAAGAAGTATTAGACAAACCAAGATGGCTCAAAGAGAGTGTCTAGATTGATGTAAATGCTTATTAATCTACGAAAATCCAACTaaactaaaagcaaaaaaacatAAAGTTTCTTTGTAGATCACACTGCATAGATGTGCGCTTAAtatcttataaaaatatttctttaagaGGTTGTTTGGATTTGAGAGCCATCAAATACTGTGGGGGCAAAATAagttaggataaaaatatatagaaatatattttttattttctaataaagttgtaacaaatatataataatcaaCACGTTATATGTGCGTCGTAATATAAAacaaagcgagagagagagagagagagagagagagagatacaatcatacaaatattaaaatagCCATGTTGCAGCGAATTTGCTTTCAAAGTTTCCAACTTAATCGTTGCTTtcgaaaaaaaccaaaaaaaaatgcgATCACTATCAAGAAACGAAAATATCTAGATGGGACCATAGAGAAAATCAAGCCACAATTTTGTCCTCTACCATAAAAAACTCAGCAGTGACTTCACAACTTTATCTATTTTTTCAGGAGTGGAAGACTCTTTCAATGCTTAAATGATCCTCAATAATAATTGGCACACTCAAAAAATTACATGCAATGCACCAAAACAAATCCAACATCATTGGATTTGTTGTGACCAATGATATAGACCCACGACCGACCgtctctaaagcaagtggcaaagggcttggtggttgatacccgagacccaagt contains the following coding sequences:
- the LOC109708627 gene encoding probable indole-3-acetic acid-amido synthetase GH3.2, coding for MAVEEEKRFPTPLGAAACERDAEKLEFIEETTRDADRVQERVLGEILGRNAETEYLRRYGLGGATDRAAFKRKLPVVSYEDLQPEIQRIANGDRSPILCAHPISEFLTSSGTSAGERKLMPTIEEELDRRQLLYSLLMPVMNLYVSGLDKGKGLYFLFIKSETTTPGGLPARPVLTSYYKSDHFRRRPFDPYNVYTSPTAAILCPDPFQSMYAQMLCGLLLSADVLRIGAVFASGLLRALRFLRLHWPQLCHDLSTGTLNPTVVTDPSVREAVGELLTKPEPELAQRIAAECSGDNWEGIVRRVWPNTKYLDVIVTGAMAQYIPTLEYLSGGLPMACTMYASSECYFGLNLRPMCDPADVSYTIMPNMAYFEFLPHISDASSFSHDHPRQLIDLADVEVGKDYELVITTYAGLYRYRVGDVLHVTGFHNAAPQFRFVRRKNVLLSVDADKTDEAELQRAVGRAAGLLRPLGADVAEYTSRTETKEIPGHYIIYWELLLKESGKWPEKEVFDNCCLEMEEALNSVYRQCRVADGSVGPLEIRVVRSGTFEELMDYAISRGASINQYKVPRCVTFGPIIELLDSRVVSAHFSPACPTWTPHRTN